GCAACGTGCTGGTGGCCGAGGTGGAGAGCGAGCACGTGACGGAGGTCTTCACCGGCTTCGGCGAGCGCGGGAAGCGGGCGGAGGAGGTGGGCGAGGAGGTGGCGGCGGAGGTGAAGCGCTACCTGGACGCGGAGGTGCCGGTGGGCGAGCACCTGTGCGACCAGCTCCTGCTGCTGCTGGCGCTGGCGAAGGGCGGAAGCTTCCGCACGCTGCCGCTGGATGGGCATGCGGAGACGCAGCTCGACACGATGGCGCACTTCCTCGACGTGAAGGTCCAGGTCCGAGAGGTGTCGCGCGAGGTCCGCGAGGTGGAGGTGCGGGGGTAGCGGTGACGCCTCAGTGCACGAGGCCCACCACGCAGTCCTCGAAGACCCTGCTCACGACATTCATCTCTTCGCTCCTCTGCGGCGCCCCAGGTCTGCATAATCACCGCATGGAGCCTGGAGCCATGACCGCCCCCCTGCTTGCCGTCGCCGCCCTCACCCTGCTCATCGGCTGTGCGGCGACCCCCTCGAGCACCCGGGCGCTCCCCGCCACGGCTGCGAGCACCGTGGATGCACTCTTCAGCGACTACAGCGGTCCGGAGCGCCCCGGAGCGAGTGTTGTCGTCATCAAGGATGGGCAGGTTGCACTCAACCGGGCCTACGGCCTGGCCGACCTGGACCGGCGAGCCCCCGCCACGCCCGAGAGCAACTACCGCCTCGCCTCACTCAGCAAGCAGTTCACGGCCATGGGCATCCTGTTGTTGGTGAAGGACGGCAAGCTGCGCCTCGATGACCGCGTGGTGGACGTGCTCCCCGGCTTCCCGGCGTACCTGCGCGAGGTCCGCATCCATCACCTGCTCCAGCACACGTCGGGCATCTGGGACTACGAGGACTTCGTCCCGGCCACGCAGACGGTGCAGGTGAAGGACCGCGATGTCCTGGACCTCCTGGCGCGCACCGACCGCACCTACTTCTCGCCGGGGACGGCGGTGCGCTACAGCAACTCCGCCTACGCGGTGCTCGCGCTCGTCGTGCAGCAGGTGGGTGGGGTGCCGTTCTCCCGGTTCCTTCACGAGCGCGTCTTCGCCCCGAGCGGGATGCAGGCCAGCGTGGCCCATGAGGAGGGTGTGTCGACGGTTGCGCGGCGCGCGTACGGCCATGCCGTCGGCCCGAGCGGCTTCATCCCCAGGGACCAGAGCAACACCAGCGCCGTGCTGGGAGATGGCGGCATCTACACGTCAGTGGTGGACCTGGTGGCGTGGGACCGGGCGCTGGATACGCATGCCCTCATCAGTGCGGAGGCCCAGCAGCAGGCCTGGACGCCGCCGACGCTTCCGGACGGCACGACCAGCAGCTATGGCTTTGGCTGGTTCGTCGATGAGGACCGCGGCCAGAAGCGCCTGTCCCACCACGGTGAGACGTGTGGCTTCACCAACGCCATCGTGAAGTATCCGGACCAGCGCCTCACGGTCATCGTCCTGACCAACCGCGCGGGCGGCGAGCCCTGGCGGCTCGCGCAGCGGGTCGCGGACGTGTGGCTCGATGGCGCCGCGACGAAGCACGGAGCGAGAGACCCGACCTGGCCCTTCGAGCGCATGCCCAACGCGCATTAGCGGGTGGGGGCCGCCGAAGTCTCCCAGTACGCGAGCGCCGTCAGGGCACGAAGTCCATCGCCGGGATGTTGGTGGCGGCGTACACGACGACGTGCCCTTTCTCCTCGAAGTAGGTGGTGTTGGCGCTGAGGGGCACCGCGGTGGGGCCACTCGCGACGCCAATGAGGGAGCCGATGGGCATGAAGGGCTTCAGGCAACGCCAGGGCCAGGGCACGAGCGTGGCGTGCTGAGCGCAGGTCCCCGCCTTGGGGTAGAGCAGCTCGCACAGCGCTGGAGGGGCGTTCCATCCGCAGCCGCAAGGGATGTTCGGGGGCGGGAGGGGGGAATGGAAGACGTGGCCCGCGCCGCACGTGTATTTGAGCTGGGTTGTGTAGGGGCCGCCAACGTGAGCTACGCACGGGGAAGGATTCCCGCAGGTATTGCACGAGGTGACGACAGTCCCCGCGTTCGGTGCCCCCCCGCACGTCACGCATGGAGGCGGCATCGGCCCCCACCAGTGGACTCTGTTGCAGGCCTTGTTCGAGCACGTCACCGTCGGCCTGGCGAGGGGAGGCGCCGCCGGGTGGGTCGCGCAAGGGCGCGGACCCGAGCAGTTCGAGCACACCGTCGCGAACCCGACCCTCGTGTGCGCGCACTTGTGGTACGTGGTCACCGCGGCTGCGCACCGTGAGCACGCGCCCGCTCCCGTCCGAGTCGCGTTGCACGTCCCGCACCAGACTGTCTCGGTGGGTCTCTGGCAGTTGCCCGCCGCGACGGAGTGGTTGTCAGGGTGGTCGTCGCAGTAGAGCTGTCCGTCGTTGATGCGCGCCGTCGAGCTGCGCCGCTGGCCGTCGACATTGAGGACGGGACCGGTGGGATTGGGGGCACACACGACACCGCCGCCGATGGAGCTGCCCCATGAGGGGATGAGGTGGACCTGCACCTTGGGCTCGCCGCTCACGGCGCGGTTCGTATAGAAGTCATTGAGCTTGCTCTTGTTGTGGTCCAGGCACACCTCGATGCCGAAGGTGATGTCATCGATGGTGACCACCGAGCCCCCGCCCAGGCCTGACTTGCTGACCTCCGAGCCGAGGTTGGGCTTTGCGCCCAGGGTGTCTCGCGAGCCGCTCGTAGGCAGCGCGAGGCGGCCCGCGTCGTCATGGATGTCGATGAGCCGGCCGCCCCCGCCCGGCGTGCTGTTGAAGGGGTCCTTCCCCAGGTTTGGCCCGAGGAAGTCGATCCACGAGATGTTCTCCTTGTCGATCACCGCGCTCTTCAGCCCTCCGTCTCCGAGGTGGGGCGCGGGCCAGCCCTTCTGGACCATGGCCACGTTGAACACCTCGGTGGCCTTCGGCTCGAGGAGCTCGGCCTTGCCCACGGTGAACGTGGTCTTGTTGTTCGCCAGCGTGAGCGTGTACTTCCCCGGCCCGAGCTGCGTGCAGACCTCGATGTCGTCATCGACGCCGGCCGAGTCCTTGACGGTCCACCGCGCCGCCGGTGCGACGCCGTTGACAATCCAGTCGCACACCGGGGAGACGACGACGAGTTGGGTCTTGGGCGGCGTAACGTCCATCGACTCAATCCACACGCGGGACTGGAGGAGCACCGCCGGGGCCGCGTTCAACGCGTGCTTGCCAACGAGCGTGAGCGTGTACTGGTTGAGCCCGATGTTCTGGACGGTCCGGATGGGTGCGGTGACGAGGAGCTGATTGATGCGCCAGGTCACGTCCGGGGCTGTCGTTGCGTTGTGGACCGTGAGCTTGGTGTCAACGCCGGTGTCGTCGATGGCGGCGATGGTCACCGCGTGCTTCAGGTCGTCTTTGTGGGAGAGCCGCGGCCCGGCGCCCGCGTCCCCGTGCTGCAGGTAGCCGATGGCGGTACCCATGACAAAGAGCCAGTCGGCATAGGCGAGCTTGTCGGTCTCCTCCCTGACTTTTTGCACGATCGTCTGGAGCTTCTCGACCGGGTATCCACCCTTCTGACCCCGGAAATAGAACTCGGGAGCCATGAAGACCTTGAGGACGTCCGCTGAGGCGTTGACGTTCGGCGCGGCGAGCTGGATGGCCTCCTTCATGGCATCGCAGCGCGCGGCGATGTCCGTGTCGTGATTGGCATCGCCGAGGTACGCATTCGCGTGGGTCCCGGGTTTGACGTCGAACGCGACGAACTGCACCTGCTGGTAGCGATACGCCCGCACCAGCGTGGGCATCACCGCGACGGCGAGCCCGTTCTCCTCGTCCTCTCCGCTGTGCGCCTGGAGCTGCACGCGGTACGGCATCTTGGTGCGGTCGACGTCGACCTTGCTCCACTTCTTGAGCGGGTCGTTCAGGAGGTCGTATTTCTTGTCCGTCCGGAGCTTGTCTTTGGAGAGCGGCGCGAAGAAGACGAGAGCGTCGTCCTTGTCCCAGATCGAGAGCTGCCCGCGCACGAGCTTGCCGTTGTCGTCGTGGATGTCCCATTTGACGACGAGCGAGGCGTCGTCGAGCGGCGCGCCCGGCGCGTGCTTCCACCGCGGACTCCAGGGCTCGATGAGGAGCCTGGCCTTGTTGTCCGCATCGTCCTTGTAATAGCGGACGAGCACGTTGTACGGCGCCGAGCCATGGGCGACGTAGACGTCGGCCATGCCCACCTTCTTCAGGACGCCCTTCGTCGCCTCGCTCTCGCCCTTCCAGGCAGGGGCCTTCTGCGCCACCGCGGGGGGGCGCTTGTCCGCAACCTCCAGGCACTTCAGCCGCTGGAAGAGGTGGGTGGTCCCCGGGGCATCCCGGGTATCGCAGGGCACCTCGACCAGCTCCTTCGGCTGCGCCAACACCTGCGGGTTGGAGAGGCGGACGTCGTAGTACTTCGTCGCGTGGACCTCGAAGTCGACCTTGCTCGCGTGGGCCGACACTCCCTCGAGCCGATACTCGACCTCGCAGGTGTCCGTTCCGGGCTTGAACCAGCGGGTGAGCTTGGTGATGGCGACCGCGCAGACCGGGTGTCTGCGTTTGACCTTGACCGTGTGGGTCTTTGCCAGCTCCAGCGCGGGGACCGGCTTCCACGG
This region of Pyxidicoccus trucidator genomic DNA includes:
- a CDS encoding serine hydrolase domain-containing protein, with protein sequence MTAPLLAVAALTLLIGCAATPSSTRALPATAASTVDALFSDYSGPERPGASVVVIKDGQVALNRAYGLADLDRRAPATPESNYRLASLSKQFTAMGILLLVKDGKLRLDDRVVDVLPGFPAYLREVRIHHLLQHTSGIWDYEDFVPATQTVQVKDRDVLDLLARTDRTYFSPGTAVRYSNSAYAVLALVVQQVGGVPFSRFLHERVFAPSGMQASVAHEEGVSTVARRAYGHAVGPSGFIPRDQSNTSAVLGDGGIYTSVVDLVAWDRALDTHALISAEAQQQAWTPPTLPDGTTSSYGFGWFVDEDRGQKRLSHHGETCGFTNAIVKYPDQRLTVIVLTNRAGGEPWRLAQRVADVWLDGAATKHGARDPTWPFERMPNAH